A genomic segment from Nocardia cyriacigeorgica GUH-2 encodes:
- the thiO gene encoding glycine oxidase ThiO, producing the protein MPTLAVVGGGAIGLAAAWRAAEAGWSVTLFDPAPGSGASWVAGGMLAPLSEGWPGEDAVLEFGAAALAHWPAFAARLEAATGTDVYVAEQTLTVALDAADAADLHTIADWVGGHGHDLRILDRAGVRELEPGLARTVRAGMLATAEPAIDNRLLLTALRVAVDAAGVEVRADTVDDLDALPHDQIVLAAGASSARLCPQLPVRPVKGEILRLRHRPGAQPVPTRVIRARVHGRPVYLVPRGDGIVVGATQYEAGFDVAVTVAGVRDLIADAEAILPGIGEYELAEANAGSRPGTPDNLPLIGRLTDRIIAATGHGRNGMLTTAITADAVLAELAGAPLPEVASADPQRFSAPSAPAVSSAGGVR; encoded by the coding sequence ACTCTGGCCGTCGTCGGTGGCGGCGCCATCGGGCTCGCCGCGGCATGGCGGGCCGCCGAGGCCGGGTGGTCGGTCACCCTGTTCGATCCGGCGCCCGGCTCCGGCGCCTCCTGGGTTGCCGGCGGAATGCTGGCCCCGCTGTCGGAGGGCTGGCCGGGCGAGGACGCGGTTCTGGAGTTCGGCGCCGCCGCGCTCGCGCATTGGCCCGCCTTCGCCGCCCGGCTCGAGGCCGCCACCGGCACCGACGTCTACGTCGCCGAGCAGACGCTGACGGTGGCACTGGACGCCGCCGACGCCGCGGACCTGCACACCATCGCCGACTGGGTCGGTGGCCACGGCCACGACCTGCGCATTCTCGACCGCGCCGGGGTACGCGAGCTGGAACCGGGCCTGGCCCGCACCGTCCGCGCCGGCATGCTTGCCACTGCCGAGCCCGCCATCGACAACCGGCTGCTGCTCACCGCGCTGCGGGTGGCCGTCGACGCCGCCGGGGTCGAGGTGCGCGCCGACACCGTCGACGACCTCGATGCCCTGCCACACGATCAGATCGTGCTGGCCGCGGGCGCTTCGTCCGCCCGGCTCTGCCCGCAGCTGCCGGTTCGCCCGGTCAAGGGCGAGATCCTGCGGTTGCGCCATCGTCCGGGGGCACAGCCGGTGCCGACCCGGGTGATCCGGGCTCGCGTGCACGGCAGGCCGGTGTATCTGGTGCCGCGTGGCGATGGAATCGTCGTCGGCGCAACACAATACGAGGCGGGCTTCGACGTGGCGGTCACCGTCGCCGGTGTCCGCGACCTGATCGCCGACGCCGAAGCCATTCTGCCCGGGATCGGCGAATACGAACTGGCCGAAGCGAATGCGGGCTCGCGTCCCGGCACACCGGACAATCTGCCGCTGATCGGCAGGCTCACCGACCGGATCATCGCCGCCACCGGACATGGCCGCAACGGCATGCTCACCACCGCCATCACCGCCGACGCGGTGCTGGCCGAGCTGGCGGGCGCCCCGCTGCCCGAGGTGGCTTCGGCTGATCCGCAACGCTTCTCGGCGCCGTCCGCGCCGGCTGTCTCATCCGCAGGAGGAGTTCGATGA
- a CDS encoding thiazole synthase has product MADSVAPDVPLEIAGRQFGSRLIMGTGGAESLAVLEEALVASGTELTTVAMRRVDAAGGTGVLDLLKRLDIAPLPNTAGCRTAAEAVLTAQLAREALDTNWVKLEVVADERTLLPDPIELLDAAEKLVDAGFVVLPYTNDDPILARRLEEAGCAAVMPLGAPIGTGLGIGNPHNIEMIVAEAGVPVILDAGIGTASDAALAMELGCSAVLLATAVTRARRPALMAAAMADAVRAGRLAREAGRIPKRFWAQASSPAIG; this is encoded by the coding sequence GTGGCTGACTCCGTGGCCCCCGACGTTCCGCTCGAGATCGCGGGCAGGCAGTTCGGCTCCCGGCTCATCATGGGCACCGGCGGCGCCGAGAGCCTGGCAGTGCTGGAAGAGGCCCTGGTCGCCTCCGGCACCGAGCTGACCACGGTTGCCATGCGCCGGGTCGACGCGGCCGGCGGCACCGGCGTGCTCGACCTGCTCAAGCGCCTCGACATCGCCCCGCTGCCCAATACCGCGGGCTGCCGCACCGCCGCCGAGGCGGTGCTCACCGCGCAGCTGGCCCGCGAGGCGCTCGACACCAATTGGGTCAAGCTCGAGGTCGTCGCCGACGAGCGCACCCTGCTGCCCGACCCGATCGAACTGCTCGACGCGGCGGAAAAGCTGGTCGACGCCGGTTTCGTGGTCCTGCCCTACACCAACGATGACCCGATCCTGGCCCGTCGGCTCGAGGAAGCGGGTTGCGCGGCGGTGATGCCGCTGGGCGCACCGATCGGCACCGGTCTCGGCATCGGCAATCCGCACAATATCGAGATGATCGTGGCCGAGGCGGGGGTGCCGGTGATCCTGGACGCCGGGATCGGTACCGCGAGCGATGCCGCGCTGGCCATGGAACTGGGCTGCTCGGCGGTGCTGCTGGCGACGGCGGTGACCCGGGCCAGGCGACCGGCGCTGATGGCGGCCGCCATGGCCGACGCCGTGCGGGCCGGTCGACTGGCGCGCGAGGCCGGGCGGATTCCCAAGCGCTTCTGGGCTCAGGCGTCGTCACCGGCGATCGGCTGA
- the thiS gene encoding sulfur carrier protein ThiS, whose amino-acid sequence MTALSVPIGVTVNGEDHEFAEPLSVRELLTRLDLPCQGVALAVDGAVFPKSRWDEPVGRGWQIDVLTAVQGG is encoded by the coding sequence ATGACCGCGCTATCCGTGCCCATCGGTGTCACCGTGAACGGCGAGGACCACGAGTTCGCCGAACCGCTGTCCGTGCGCGAACTGCTCACCCGGCTGGATCTGCCCTGCCAGGGGGTGGCGCTGGCCGTCGACGGCGCGGTGTTCCCGAAATCGCGCTGGGACGAGCCGGTCGGCCGCGGCTGGCAGATCGACGTGCTGACGGCGGTCCAGGGTGGCTGA
- a CDS encoding ABC transporter ATP-binding protein — protein MIELKGLTKHYGQTVAVQDLTFTVRPGQVTGFLGPNGAGKSTTMRMILGLDRPTAGTALINGRPYHELEQPLREVGALLDAKWVHPNRSARAHLQWMAASNGIPKSRVEEVLRLVGLSEVAGKNAGGFSLGMSQRLGLAGALLGDPPVLLFDEPVNGLDPEGILWIRRFMQRLAAEGRTVLVSSHLLSEMAQTAEHLVVIGRGKLISDSTTQEFIDRASESSVRVRSPQLDQLRSILTSNGMTVREDGTGQDGPALMIAGVTSDAVGKLAGANDITLFELAPQRASLEEAFMRMTGGAVQYHGGGVGTDDQVMGGAL, from the coding sequence ATGATCGAACTGAAGGGCCTGACCAAGCACTACGGGCAGACCGTCGCGGTTCAGGATCTGACCTTCACCGTTCGTCCCGGACAGGTGACGGGCTTCCTCGGACCGAACGGCGCCGGTAAGTCGACCACGATGCGCATGATCCTCGGGCTGGACCGGCCGACCGCCGGTACCGCGCTGATCAACGGCAGGCCGTACCACGAGCTGGAGCAGCCGCTGCGCGAAGTGGGTGCGCTGCTGGACGCCAAATGGGTCCACCCGAACCGTTCCGCGCGCGCTCATCTGCAATGGATGGCCGCCTCCAACGGCATCCCGAAATCGCGGGTCGAAGAGGTGCTGCGGCTGGTCGGCCTGTCCGAGGTCGCCGGGAAGAACGCGGGCGGATTCTCCCTCGGCATGTCGCAGCGCCTCGGCCTGGCCGGCGCGCTGCTCGGCGATCCGCCGGTGCTGCTGTTCGACGAGCCGGTCAACGGCCTCGACCCCGAGGGCATCCTCTGGATCCGCCGGTTCATGCAGCGCCTGGCCGCCGAGGGTCGCACCGTGCTGGTGTCGAGCCACCTGCTGTCGGAGATGGCGCAGACCGCCGAGCACCTGGTGGTGATCGGGCGCGGCAAGCTCATCTCGGATTCGACCACGCAGGAATTCATCGACCGCGCTTCGGAGTCGTCGGTGCGGGTGCGCAGCCCGCAGCTCGACCAGCTGCGCAGCATCCTCACCTCCAACGGCATGACCGTGCGCGAGGACGGCACCGGCCAGGACGGCCCGGCGCTGATGATCGCAGGCGTCACCAGTGACGCGGTCGGCAAGCTGGCCGGCGCGAACGACATCACGCTGTTCGAACTCGCGCCGCAGCGGGCCTCGCTGGAGGAGGCGTTCATGCGGATGACCGGCGGCGCCGTGCAGTACCACGGCGGGGGCGTCGGCACCGACGATCAGGTGATGGGAGGTGCGCTGTGA
- a CDS encoding ABC transporter permease gives MGVLEAERIKLTSTRSPWWCSAIVVVLGLGLAALFALVVRTAGTDSGEVPSLDIGTVTAGVSGFGVMVLMIMAALTVTSEYRFGVIRTTFQAVPNRNLVILTKTALVGFYGAVLTTALAFGAFLVGKLVGGSEAAATLVLEGHWRTIYGLPIYTFLCVALAIAVGVLVRQSAAAISLIVLWSLLIEPLLGAFGSFGRNVTPFLPFANANRFLAVEGPVGNWHWGVWGSLLYFIAFVAIVFGGALFAVNQRDA, from the coding sequence ATCGGCGTGCTGGAAGCGGAACGGATCAAACTGACCTCGACCAGGTCGCCTTGGTGGTGCTCGGCGATCGTCGTCGTGCTCGGCCTCGGCCTGGCGGCGCTGTTCGCCCTGGTCGTACGCACCGCGGGCACCGATTCGGGTGAGGTGCCCTCGCTCGATATCGGCACGGTGACCGCGGGCGTCTCGGGCTTCGGCGTGATGGTCTTGATGATCATGGCCGCGCTCACGGTGACCAGCGAATACCGCTTCGGCGTCATCCGCACGACGTTCCAGGCGGTGCCCAACCGCAACCTGGTGATCCTCACCAAGACCGCGCTCGTCGGGTTCTACGGCGCCGTGCTCACCACGGCGCTCGCGTTCGGCGCGTTCCTGGTCGGCAAGCTGGTCGGCGGGTCCGAAGCGGCCGCGACCCTGGTGCTGGAAGGCCACTGGCGCACGATCTACGGCCTGCCCATCTACACCTTCCTGTGCGTGGCGCTGGCCATCGCGGTCGGTGTGCTGGTGCGGCAGTCGGCGGCGGCCATCTCGCTGATCGTGCTGTGGTCGCTGCTCATCGAGCCGCTGCTGGGCGCCTTCGGTAGCTTCGGCCGCAATGTGACGCCGTTCCTGCCCTTCGCCAACGCCAACCGTTTCCTCGCGGTCGAAGGACCGGTGGGCAACTGGCACTGGGGCGTGTGGGGCAGCCTGCTCTACTTCATCGCCTTCGTCGCGATCGTGTTCGGTGGTGCGCTGTTCGCGGTGAACCAACGTGACGCCTAG